The sequence below is a genomic window from Haematobia irritans isolate KBUSLIRL chromosome 3, ASM5000362v1, whole genome shotgun sequence.
tttcaGTCCGTTGCATTCCGCAAAGCATCTCGAAATCTCGCTCgccaaatgttttggaaaaacgtaCGTCTATACGTGGTTGTAGGACTCATACTAATCTTTGTGGTATACGTAATTGGCAGTATGGCTTGTGGAGGATTGGATTGGCACTCCTGTTAAATCGGAACTCTCTTTTGCCTTGCTGTGGTTGAAGTGGAAAGACGAATTACACCTACATATACAGTTATAAAACGTATTAGTTatgattaagttttttttttatttttattcaaagtaTTGGTTATTGATATTCATATCTCATTATTTAATAGCAGTTACGtcggtaaaaaaataaatgtttgtattatatatataatattaataataacaaaGCTTGAATTAGCTTTCAAAATTATCATTCAATCAGAGTAATAAAAATTCatgtgaaatgttttcaaacagTATGAATAAAACAGTTATAAAAAGGTTGGAACATTCCAATTTCTTTGGGCAATTGCTTTATGGCTGCGAATCTTCAACATAAACGACATCATTAGGTTTTATTTGGCCCACACGACGCACACCTAAATGCACACCCATTGCAGGACTGCTGTAGTTTTTGAACATCCGAAAGCTTTGcgagtataaaaatgaaaagttaTTAATTTTGGTTCACGTTGCACGAATAATTTGGTGTTCACCTTTTCAGTGTCTTCAATGGGTCTCCATTGGGATCCCTTTCTCCTGTTTCTACATTGATGTTGGGGAAAATACAACGAGTACAAGGAGCTACAACTCGAAAGACTGCATCTTCTCCTATGCGTATCCATTGCCATTTATCTTCAGCATATGGTTCATATTTATCCATACGCAAATGGAAATTGCCACGGAACTGAAGAGGATCAATGGGTTTGTTGACACGATCTATAAGATCTTCCACGGAAGCCAAATTCATCAACATATATGACGTGGCATCGCCGAAAGTGCCCTTttgaatgtagaaaaaaaaactgaactaaGAGAAAATGAACTTTTAATCATTGTTATACCGAATCTTCCTGTTTCATGAAGGGTTCCTTCGTTAATCGGCTATTAATGGATCTGACAGGAATTGGATAAGGATAGTAGACTAGTAGCAGTCCGGAATCCTTCCCCAGTATAAAACGCGAAAACCACTTGTCATACTTTTCACCACATAACATGGCATCAATTTTTGTACCCCAAACTGATGTGTGGACATCTTTGCCGGGTGCTTCGTCATTCAACTTGGAAAAGTCTAACTCTAACGGCTCCATTCCATCGGCTATAATGCATAACTTGGATTGCCCAATCAATTTAACCTGTACTAAAACTAATTTTGGATACACCCGTGCTGTTATCATTTCATTTTGGTCGTTTATCAACATCAATGCACGATCAGTAATGCCACCAAAACGTAAACCCAGAACCTCTGCAGACCAAGTACCATCCTTATCGGACACTTGTAATGGGGCACAAGATTTGACGGGAAATAAGTTGATTTTATCTAGTGTGCCCACTCGGCGCCATTTCGAAGGCATAACATCTTTCTTAAAGTATCTATAATAGAAGTAAGACAAGACACCTGCTGCCATGGTACAGGCTCCAACCCCAATGTATAAAGCCCTGTTTGAggtgaaatcttaaaaaattaccattacattACTGAATATTTATGCGCAGATCATACGGATAGACCTACTTGACATTTTTGCTCCAAATAAGATAAGCGATGTCTCCGTATACAGCCAATTTGCAGATAATAATGAACACAACTGAGAAAACCTGCTCTGCTATCTCGAATTCTGTTTGCACTTTGAATGTGTGTCCCATATGAAATGTagaaaaacttaaatctataattattaatacatttatatttttcgCAAACTTGAGCGCAGCTTTTATGTGTTATGATAACGTACAGGttttacactcaaagaaatttgttcttttatttttcgGCGTTCGGTTCCCCAGCGTTAACTGAATGAGAAATTTAGAATCTGAACTGCTTGTATTTGATACACAAATAATAACTGAGATTGAGTTATGGGTCTCCCAAAGGGGCAAAACATTCAATTCTGACCATaatatttgagaaaagtttcagtGTCACTGACGTATTCCATTTTAGTAAATTAATACATCGAATATTCCCTAACGATTGGGCCTAAAGGAATTCAAGgtgtacttgttttatattatgATGCAATATACACAATATGATATAGGGGGTgggaaatatttacatatgtacattcataatttcattaaaactaaatatttttactGAATTGAAACTAATAGACATATTGTGTAACGAAAGGTTGAAAGATTAGTCTTCTAAAACAATTGACTTATATATGAAACattcattgaatatttttcgagATATATGTACGTATACctaagcaaaaactctcattgtaAAACAATATTGGACGTAATACGGATGAAAATCGGTAAGCAATTACTTTTAAATCGAAATCTAGTTTACTTGCTCAAGGACAGCATTATCAAGAGTGAAGTCGTAATCGTGGATGAGATGCAGTAGGTAACGGATTTAAGCACAtctcatataagaaaattatgaatataaaaGAGTTATTAAACACACCGTACCCTCGTTTTCTTACGAACAATAATTGCctatacagactatcagttattccggacgacagtgctcgtgtcgaacatatcccatatattgtgcacattataagctaagtccgaaggcataatcgatactgctgcatgtttatgggatcgataacacatttaccgattatgtagccatcgccgacaagtcgtatcgatccgacacaatgtaagattctttacaaaaggtaggtactatgttcggtttccgaagcgaaatcccatacaaaaccaaaaatgcgaaaaactaccgaaatatttttcatttgtggtactttgttttttttcgagttgaaaaactgacataaAGTGCATAGTCCCTAATTAGTTCggctttaaatttttccatatgttgagattagttagtttcaaaacatggcgccatttgtaatgtgaattaagaaataattgatttattcaaatgatttgtgttaaattagaatacaaaagtggttcgcgttgttatttaaaaatgcaattcgattgacgaaataaaaataacggagtgctatatgtatataacatatataacagcATCTGGTTCTGTAGCCGTTTCTGCCACAGTAGCATCTGCCCTCACATCCCTGACACCCACAATTGCAGCCACTACATCAGCTACAGTGAACAACTCCAACATAGCACCCTCAACGCCTGCCACGACCACAGTGGCTGTGACCGCAAATATTGTATTGCAACAACCAAATACAACGGCCGCCCAAGTAGTGAGTGGTCCCATTGGGATGGCAGCAAATACTCCAACATTAGCCACTATTACTAATTCTTCAAATGCAATATCGACTGTTGCTGCCGTTAGTAATACAAATGCAATACTAATGCAATGGTGGTTTCACAATCATCCACAATAGTATCACCAGCAGCTGGATCGAATATTGTTGTTCCCACCACTACAATGGCTTTAGCAGGAGCTACCGTGGGACTTAAGTCTGTTCCAGATATTACAATGACATTGAACCGTATAAATACGGCAGAGAATGAAGTTGATGTGGAGGAATGTTTACCAGGTGAtgttgttaaattggattttgctggcgaagaagtggctgggtgaaattttacccctaaggaatgtcttctaggagtttccaatcggcgaccggtgcccgttggaaactccgcctattacaacagtaccatcatcgcttcagccatcagcaacaatagcattccatcagcgtcatattgtagagatacaaccaggccaccatttatcatcatcccctgctaatttagaattgactaatgtagaagtagaagaagctaattgtcataatactgcagatgtaatcgatgaagatttcttttttaaaatatgcttaaaaacgatttcgtcttatctctgtaaacccagtgcttctacattcaacacccattttttacaaagaaatgaattgtattttttttattattttaccgctcctcgtaattgctcccttttctatttgttaagcgagctcgttttttgtgtgtaagaggcgtaaatgaatgagaactgaacaaaagaaatgttaatgcaattgtaatttttaatggaaacaacatgaaagctaaatatgagaaatgataattaaaaatttttaaatataacaatattaatgaaagaaagctgataatccagaaaagaaaacattgtgttctagggtctttaattagtgtataaatgtacaaattaataaaaactcataataaaattataatcgaacttgtcttatttttatataccgggGTATAGGTAATTGGGTGGTCTTAtacgttttatactttttaatataaaattagtaaatttttctgaacaaagttatatccaaaataaatgtttatagtaaataattaaataatttttatttaaatagcaaaataattttcttgtattcatcatttgtccaaaatgattgcgataggctggaatgaaacgatttaatttcgttgtggcttttaaatttcagttagcggcattcttgcattttatcaattcaaaacactggttgaatttcataacgtgactgaaatagttattggaacttatacattgggagagtataacatccttcagtaaaccagccaattgcttctcaatgtattaatttcagtcaacgaagagtctggtatagaacactaacatccctttgtgacgaaatataagtcggaaacagtgactttggcttaggaactacccttgaacttgagttatgggcttaagttggttgttccccccgatgtaacaatattggcaaatgaaatggcgttattatcctttgtgggaactgtggtggtgaccactggagttgaaattgctagtgaggcggcaACAGCATGTGCATAAGTACACTCTTGTCCACTGTTAATGCAATGCGATTATGTAGATATTGTGgacaccaacgaattaagtttgttgcTGAACGAATTATGAACCCATTGCTGCGGATGATGTAAAAAATTGCataacaccggaattatatgtttttttgatgtgcgttacaaattgacggtatccatttggaaaagctgaagaagacaatgtaccacatgttgtaaaagctgttgcagaatgtggtaagacaccaggagtagagcggctggagctttattcttaacaattattagtgtccagtgctgtatgagattttttagcaaaacaatccaaaaactggtagaaaaacacttttcaaaacaattatcatgaatgcgtgtatgtaaacaatcagctgctgcgtatgtataagtaaaaatagtatgacatttggcgatgttgtcaattaaattgcagagaaataaacgcggaatagctccaaaatagctgttttcttcgttcgaaatgtattgtcaacactctcatttttcaacgcgaaagaatggttaagtgaagtttttttcgtgccaacaaacatagtacccacctaaacaccgacattccgtccggaataactgatattctgtaaagcgcataagacaATGTATTTGCGAGAAATAACCCAAGCAAATTTCCCTTGTCCATGTCCCTACTAAAGAATGTTAAAATCAGTTTAGTATATTTTGGTATTTACTTCTGCTATCTGTATAGCTCTCTGCATTTATATTGTATTCGAGTACCGAGTACTTGAATGTAGGAGAGATGGGATTTTGTGCTGGAATTGCTCACTCATCTCCCGTCGAGAACGCAAAATTGGTAACAGAACTGTAGACTACATAGCTGGTCCGTTTCTCCCACAAAAAATTTCAGTTCAGGGTTCATTTTTTCGTGAAGGTAGATACTATGTTGGGTTTTCGAgatgaaaatcattttatttccgcttataggtaagtactatgctcacttttcgagttgaaaatgtctcggttaaaggtaagtactatgttcgcttttcgcgttgaaattttcgtggttacttttttaaaacagttcaatataaagcagacaaattaacacaattgatgcgtagtttcttgttcctctagatctcGGCAAGACTGTACAGGAAaaggtttgttttcatttataattttgattatttaaggaaaagtaatcgcgaaaataaagtggttttcaactcgaaaaccgaacatagtacctaccctaatttattaaaacagttcaatataaaccctgtcaacattttttgaatttgggggcgcttctgagaatccccactacgtcgaaaactgtcgtacacgatatccaaaactcctcggaaaagcgccgtcactattgagaagttgtaccacgccaagttactacaaaaaagtatcgcatgagtgcaattattaggtgcccttctggatacatttagaaggacgccaataaaagccccttcaaacaatcagacaaagcgcattttaagatagttgtaaaagaatcattgtggtcaagtaaaacacgattgtttagatgtttatcaattttattaaacatttataaattctcataaacataacatttatacgactatcactccacatttaacatatttttatgcattaacggCCGGTActgtgttcattcttgcgaaaaacttttatagaaaccattatttcgcacatagaaagcggtgtttatttaggtaacttggagcgctattttacagggagcgatattgaattaagttggtggttgctgcttgttattacaa
It includes:
- the Marc gene encoding mitochondrial amidoxime reducing component — its product is MSNFTSNRALYIGVGACTMAAGVLSYFYYRYFKKDVMPSKWRRVGTLDKINLFPVKSCAPLQVSDKDGTWSAEVLGLRFGGITDRALMLINDQNEMITARVYPKLVLVQVKLIGQSKLCIIADGMEPLELDFSKLNDEAPGKDVHTSVWGTKIDAMLCGEKYDKWFSRFILGKDSGLLLVYYPYPIPVRSINSRLTKEPFMKQEDSGTFGDATSYMLMNLASVEDLIDRVNKPIDPLQFRGNFHLRMDKYEPYAEDKWQWIRIGEDAVFRVVAPCTRCIFPNINVETGERDPNGDPLKTLKSFRMFKNYSSPAMGVHLGVRRVGQIKPNDVVYVEDSQP